One window of Trifolium pratense cultivar HEN17-A07 linkage group LG5, ARS_RC_1.1, whole genome shotgun sequence genomic DNA carries:
- the LOC123885023 gene encoding protein FAR1-RELATED SEQUENCE 11-like, giving the protein MSEGASLVLESSENGTDLSQDDIGTVEETPEETILSRQTSVNLVPFIGQRFVSQEAAYEFYCSFAKQFGFSIRRHRTRGKDGVGRGVTRRDFTCHRGGFPQNKPSEDGGGGKAQRNRKSSRCGCQAYMRIVKRVDFDVPEWRVTGFRNIHNHELLKSNEVHLLPSHCPISPDDKSRICIFAKAGMSVRQMLRLMELEKGIKLGCLPFTEIDVRNLLQSFRNVDKDNDAIDLIAMCKRLKDENHNFKYEFKIDSNNRLEYIAWSYGSSIQSYEVFGDAVVFDTTYRVEAYDMLLGIWLGVDNNGMLCCFSCALLRDENMLSFSWALKAFLGFMKGKAPQTILTDHNTWLKDAIAVEMPESKHAFCIWHILSKFSDWFSILLGSQYDLWKAEFHRLYNLEMVDDFEEGWRLMVNKYGLHANKHIISLYSLRTFWALPFLRRYFFAGLTSTCQTESINVFIQRFLSAQSQPDRFLEQVADIVDFNDRAGPKQKMQRKMQKVCLKTGSPIESHAATILTPYALSKLQEELVSAPQYASFLVDEGVFQVRHHSQTDGGCKVLWLPCQEHISCTCHLFEFSGILCKHVLRVMSTNNCFHIPDQYLPVRWRSIGSSSLNHFQGTTSRDQPERIQFLESLVSTLLMESVETDERLDVACDQVSMVLSRIKTLPRSSHGVNDITFNYASDSLIPPEVEDTDEMIHGFTIANTHDSMALGKLKDRRARDGVDLSRKCRQFSAPLCGQYGHDESDCSIMADDNINEDALGYMQ; this is encoded by the exons ATGTCAGAAGGAGCCAGTCTTGTGCTAGAATCATCTGAAAATGGCACAGATTTGTCTCAGGATGACATTGGCACTGTTGAGGAAACACCAGAGGAAACAATCTTGTCAAGACAAACTTCTGTTAACCTTGTTCCTTTTATTGGTCAGAGATTTGTCTCTCAAGAAGCTGCTTATGAGTTTTATTGCAGTTTTGCTAAACAATTTGGCTTTTCTATTAGACGACACCGCACCCGAGGGAAAGATGGGGTTGGCCGAGGAGTTACAAGGAGGGATTTTACTTGCCATCGCGGCGGATTTCCCCAGAATAAACCTTCTGAAGATGGGGGAGGGGGGAAGGCGCAAAGGAACCGTAAATCATCTCGCTGTGGTTGCCAAGCATACATGCGGATAGTGAAAAGGGTAGATTTTGATGTTCCTGAATGGCGTGTTACTGGTTTTAGAAATATCCACAATCACGAGTTGTTAAAATCCAATGAGGTGCATCTTCTTCCATCACACTGTCCGATATCTCCTGATGATAAGAGCCGCATATGCATATTTGCTAAAGCTGGAATGTCAGTCAGGCAAATGCTAAGATTAATGGAGCTAGAGAAAGGCATCAAACTTGGTTGTCTTCCTTTTACAGAGATAGATGTGAGAAACTTGTTGCAATCTTTCAGAAATGTGGATAAAGATAATGATGCTATTGATCTGATTGCTATGTGTAAGAGATTAAAGGATGAAAATCACAACTTCAAGTATGAATTCAAGATAGATAGTAATAACAGGCTTGAGTACATCGCATGGTCCTACGGCTCATCAATTCAATCATACGAGGTATTTGGTGATGCTGTGGTTTTTGATACAACGTACCGAGTAGAAGCTTATGATATGCTGTTGGGAATTTGGCTTGGAGTGGACAATAATGGAATGCTATGTTGCTTTAGTTGTGCACTTCTACGTGATGAAAATATGCTGTCTTTTTCATGGGCCTTAAAG GCTTTCTTGGGCTTCATGAAAGGAAAAGCTCCACAAACAATACTGACGGATCACAACACGTGGCTGAAAGACGCTATTGCTGTTGAAATGCCTGAAAGTAAACACGCGTTTTGTATATGGCATATTCTTTCCAAGTTCTCTGACTGGTTTTCTATACTTCTTGGATCACAATATGACTTGTGGAAAGCTGAGTTCCATCGGCTCTACAATTTGGAAATGGTGGATGATTTCGAAGAAGGCTGGAGGCTAATGGTCAATAAATATGGACTCCATGCAAATAAACATATTATTAGCCTATACTCATTAAGGACATTTTGGGCTTTACCATTCTTGAGACGATACTTCTTTGCAGGATTAACCAGTACATGTCAGACCGAGTCCATTAATGTTTTCATTCAACGGTTCTTGAGTGCACAATCTCAACCAGATCGCTTTTTAGAGCAA GTGGCTGatattgttgattttaatgACCGAGCCGGACCAAAGCAAAAGATGCAAAGGAAAATGCAGAAAGTGTGCCTCAAAACAGGTTCACCTATAGAATCCCATGCTGCCACTATACTTACTCCTTATGCCTTGAGCAAACTTCAAGAAGAGCTAGTTTCGGCACCACAATATGCATCATTTCTGGTTGATGAAGGTGTTTTCCAGGTCAGACACCACTCTCAGACTGATGGAGGTTGCAAAGTGCTTTGGCTTCCTTGTCAAGAGCACATCAGCTGCACCTGCCATCTGTTTGAGTTTTCAGGCATCTTATGTAAACATGTCCTACGAGTCATGTCAACTAATAACTGTTTTCACATCCCGGATCAATATTTACCAGTCCGTTGGCGAAGCATTGGTTCGTCTTCTCTTAACCATTTTCAGGGTACAACTAGCAGGGATCAGCCTGAAAGGATACAATTTTTGGAATCATTGGTTTCAACACTTCTAATGGAATCCGTTGAAACTGATGAACGCCTTGATGTTGCTTGTGACCAAGTTTCCATGGTGCTATCACGTATCAAAACTCTTCCCCGATCATCACACGGGGTAAATGACATTACATTTAATTATGCATCAGATTCATTGATACCGCCAGAGGTAGAAGATACTGACGAAATGATTCATGGTTTTACAATTGCAAATACTCATGATTCTATGGCTTTAGGCAAGTTAAAGGATAGAAGGGCAAGAGACGGAGTTGATCTCAGTAGAAAATGTAGGCAGTTCTCAGCACCATTATGTGGACAATATGGACATGATGAATCTGATTGCTCAATAATGGCAGATGATAATATAAATGAAGATGCATTAGGGTATATGCAGTAA